In Phyllostomus discolor isolate MPI-MPIP mPhyDis1 chromosome 3, mPhyDis1.pri.v3, whole genome shotgun sequence, a single genomic region encodes these proteins:
- the RAB26 gene encoding ras-related protein Rab-26 isoform X2 — MSRKKTPRSKEASTPAASVLPAANGSRPVRPRTACPRSEAPPNGPPQPGRPSLGGRGDFYDVAFKVMLVGDSGVGKTCLLVRFKDGAFLAGTFISTVGIDFRNKVLDVDGMKVKLQIWDTAGQERFRSVTHAYYRDAHALLLLYDVTNKASFDNIQAWLTEIQEYAQHDVVLMLLGNKVDSAQERVVKREDGEKLAKEYGLPFMETSAKMGLNVDLAFTAIAKELKQRSMKAPSELHFQLHDYVRREGRSASCCRP, encoded by the exons ATGTCCAGGAAGAAGACTCCCAGGAGCAAGGAGGCCAGCACTCCCGCTGCCTCAGTGTTGCCCGCCGCCAACGGGTCCCGGCCGGTGCGCCCCAGGACTGCGTGCCCCCGCTCCGAGGCGCCGCCCAACGGGCCCCCACAACCCGGCCGGCCCTCGCTTGGCGGTCGTGGCGACTTCTACGACGTAGCCTTCAAG GTCATGCTGGTGGGGGACTCTGGCGTGGGGAAGACCTGCCTGCTCGTGCGCTTCAAGGATGGAGCTTTTCTGGCAGGAACCTTCATCTCCACCGTGGGCATCGACTTTCGG AACAAAGTACTGGACGTGGACGGCATGAAGGTGAAGTTGCAG ATCTGGGACACGGCAGGCCAGGAGCGGTTCCGCAGTGTCACCCATGCCTACTATCGTGATGCACATG cactgCTACTGCTCTATGATGTCACCAACAAGGCTTCCTTTGACAACATCCAG GCCTGGCTGACTGAGATCCAGGAATATGCCCAGCACGACGTGGTGCTCATGCTGCTAGGGAACAAG GTGGACTCTGCCCAGGAACGTGTGGTGAAgagggaggatggggagaaaCTGGCCAAG GAGTACGGGCTGCCTTTTATGGAGACCAGTGCCAAGATGGGCCTCAACGTGGACTTGGCCTTCACAGCCATAGCAAA GGAGTTGAAGCAGCGCTCCATGAAGGCCCCCAGCGAGCTCCACTTCCAGCTGCACGACTATGTCAGGAGGGAGGGCCGCAGTGCCTCCTGCTGCAGACCCTAA
- the RAB26 gene encoding ras-related protein Rab-26 isoform X1 codes for MSRKKTPRSKEASTPAASVLPAANGSRPVRPRTACPRSEAPPNGPPQPGRPSLGGRGDFYDVAFKVMLVGDSGVGKTCLLVRFKDGAFLAGTFISTVGIDFRNKVLDVDGMKVKLQIWDTAGQERFRSVTHAYYRDAHALLLLYDVTNKASFDNIQAWLTEIQEYAQHDVVLMLLGNKVDSAQERVVKREDGEKLAKEYGLPFMETSAKMGLNVDLAFTAIAKSKMEVVSAGGKYEFSFLCLYSFPRLPRDEPVPPQTPMV; via the exons ATGTCCAGGAAGAAGACTCCCAGGAGCAAGGAGGCCAGCACTCCCGCTGCCTCAGTGTTGCCCGCCGCCAACGGGTCCCGGCCGGTGCGCCCCAGGACTGCGTGCCCCCGCTCCGAGGCGCCGCCCAACGGGCCCCCACAACCCGGCCGGCCCTCGCTTGGCGGTCGTGGCGACTTCTACGACGTAGCCTTCAAG GTCATGCTGGTGGGGGACTCTGGCGTGGGGAAGACCTGCCTGCTCGTGCGCTTCAAGGATGGAGCTTTTCTGGCAGGAACCTTCATCTCCACCGTGGGCATCGACTTTCGG AACAAAGTACTGGACGTGGACGGCATGAAGGTGAAGTTGCAG ATCTGGGACACGGCAGGCCAGGAGCGGTTCCGCAGTGTCACCCATGCCTACTATCGTGATGCACATG cactgCTACTGCTCTATGATGTCACCAACAAGGCTTCCTTTGACAACATCCAG GCCTGGCTGACTGAGATCCAGGAATATGCCCAGCACGACGTGGTGCTCATGCTGCTAGGGAACAAG GTGGACTCTGCCCAGGAACGTGTGGTGAAgagggaggatggggagaaaCTGGCCAAG GAGTACGGGCTGCCTTTTATGGAGACCAGTGCCAAGATGGGCCTCAACGTGGACTTGGCCTTCACAGCCATAGCAAA AAGCAAAATGGAGGTTGTCTCAGCAGGTGGGAAgtatgaattttcatttttatgtctatACTCCTTCCCAAGACTGCCCAGGGATGAGCCAGTCCCCCCACAGACTCCTATGGTGTGA